One Sediminicola sp. YIK13 DNA segment encodes these proteins:
- a CDS encoding TonB-dependent receptor, whose protein sequence is MKPFILILMLFVGQIMLGQVVSGKLLDENKDAIEGAYIFNHIRDKHTHTNELGSFKLRDTYVGDTIIIGALGFEKLQYVLETKDLDNPLTLVLKEDLYQLEEVIIRPNVNGINVVAEIDLKTAPVKSSQDLLQKVPGLIIGQHAGGGKAEQLFLRGFDIDHGTDVAIAVDGMPVNMVSHAHGQGYADLHFVIPETLDNIDFGKGPYYADHGNFGTAAYVDFGTKQRLKKNTVQYEYGDYGWNRTLGMFNLLNDDTNAAYVATELIQFDGPFESPQNFSRINIFGKYTSRLRDNGLFSLSGSHFTSTWDASGQIPQRAVDNGSISRFGAIDDTEGGSTERTNFNVSLKKVVDEDTFIKANAFYSNYKFLLFSNFTFFLEDPVNGDQIKQQEERDIFGLNTELNKNLDFMDIPVQLKVGAGFRTDDIQDNELSRTLNRKTTLENIQLGDVRETNVFGYANLEFKWKKWMVAPGLRIDDFSFNYVDALREEYQNQAVNKTKVSPKLNIAYTHSNDLQFFLKSGIGFHSNDTRVVVAQEGNDILPAAYGTDFGTIWRPTNKLLVNAAAWYLYLEQEFVYVGDAGIVEPSGKTERFGLDVGLRYQFTDWLFLNTDATYTHARSIEAPKGMDYIPLAPDFTLVGGLSVVNLGRLSGGLRFRYLDDRPANEENSIIAKGYAVTDINANYLLSKNLSLALSIENLFNTEWNETQFATESRLENENTSVEEIHFTPGTPFFIKGSLSYTF, encoded by the coding sequence ATGAAACCATTCATTCTTATTTTAATGCTTTTTGTTGGGCAAATAATGCTTGGTCAAGTAGTTTCTGGGAAGCTTCTGGATGAAAATAAAGATGCCATAGAAGGAGCTTACATTTTTAACCACATCAGGGATAAACATACCCATACAAATGAACTGGGATCTTTTAAATTAAGAGATACCTATGTTGGAGATACTATAATAATAGGGGCATTGGGTTTTGAAAAACTGCAATACGTACTTGAGACTAAAGATTTGGACAATCCATTGACCTTGGTGCTCAAGGAAGATCTCTATCAATTGGAGGAAGTGATTATCAGACCAAACGTAAACGGCATCAATGTTGTTGCTGAAATTGATTTAAAAACGGCACCTGTAAAATCCTCCCAAGATCTTTTACAAAAAGTTCCAGGTTTGATAATCGGGCAACATGCAGGAGGGGGCAAGGCGGAACAGTTATTTTTAAGGGGTTTTGATATAGACCATGGAACGGATGTAGCCATTGCCGTGGACGGAATGCCTGTTAATATGGTTTCACATGCCCACGGACAAGGCTATGCCGACCTGCATTTTGTTATTCCAGAAACCTTGGACAATATAGATTTTGGCAAAGGGCCCTATTACGCTGACCATGGAAATTTTGGCACCGCTGCTTATGTAGACTTTGGGACCAAACAGCGTTTAAAAAAGAACACGGTGCAATATGAATACGGAGATTATGGGTGGAACAGAACCTTGGGGATGTTCAATTTGTTGAACGACGATACCAATGCAGCCTATGTGGCCACAGAGCTGATTCAGTTTGATGGTCCTTTTGAATCGCCACAAAATTTTTCGAGAATCAATATTTTCGGAAAATATACCTCCAGATTAAGGGATAATGGGTTGTTCTCTCTTTCCGGCTCCCATTTTACCAGCACCTGGGATGCTTCTGGACAAATACCACAACGGGCTGTTGATAATGGCAGTATTTCCCGTTTTGGTGCTATAGACGATACAGAAGGCGGTTCTACAGAACGAACCAATTTCAATGTCTCCCTGAAAAAGGTAGTGGATGAAGACACCTTTATAAAAGCTAATGCCTTCTATTCCAATTACAAATTTCTGTTATTTTCCAATTTCACCTTTTTCTTGGAAGATCCGGTAAATGGAGACCAGATCAAGCAACAGGAGGAAAGGGATATTTTTGGACTAAATACGGAACTGAATAAGAACTTGGATTTCATGGATATTCCCGTGCAGTTAAAAGTGGGCGCTGGATTTAGGACCGATGACATTCAGGATAATGAACTCTCACGAACCTTGAACAGAAAAACAACCTTGGAAAATATTCAACTGGGGGATGTTAGGGAAACCAATGTTTTTGGATATGCCAATCTAGAATTCAAATGGAAAAAATGGATGGTGGCACCAGGATTAAGGATAGATGACTTTAGCTTTAATTATGTAGATGCACTGCGGGAAGAATACCAAAACCAAGCTGTAAACAAAACCAAAGTTTCACCAAAATTGAACATTGCCTATACTCATTCCAACGACCTTCAGTTTTTTCTAAAATCGGGTATAGGGTTTCACTCCAACGATACCCGTGTGGTTGTGGCACAAGAAGGTAATGATATTTTGCCTGCAGCCTATGGTACCGATTTTGGGACTATTTGGAGACCTACCAATAAGCTATTGGTCAACGCTGCTGCCTGGTACCTTTATTTGGAACAGGAATTTGTATATGTAGGCGACGCAGGGATTGTTGAACCCAGTGGCAAGACTGAACGATTTGGACTTGATGTGGGGCTTAGATATCAATTTACGGATTGGTTGTTTCTCAATACAGACGCAACATATACACACGCTAGAAGCATAGAGGCCCCAAAAGGAATGGACTATATCCCCTTGGCGCCAGACTTTACCTTGGTTGGTGGATTGAGCGTTGTTAATTTGGGAAGGCTATCTGGAGGACTTCGATTCCGTTATTTGGATGATAGGCCTGCGAATGAAGAAAACTCCATTATAGCCAAGGGATATGCCGTAACAGATATCAACGCCAATTATCTTTTGAGCAAGAACCTGTCCTTGGCGCTATCCATAGAAAACCTATTTAATACGGAATGGAATGAGACACAATTTGCAACCGAGTCCAGGTTGGAAAACGAAAACACTTCCGTAGAGGAGATACACTTTACACCAGGAACCCCATTCTTTATAAAAGGGAGCTTGAGCTATACATTTTAA
- a CDS encoding 2TM domain-containing protein, translating to MENKDLIKKERALQRVKELKGFYIHLAVYIVVNSFISVNKVIRNMSNGETFEEAFVDFGTFAIWFFWGIGLAFHAMKVFSFNPFFGKDWEERQIRKYMEKEENESKKYL from the coding sequence ATGGAAAATAAAGATTTAATAAAAAAGGAAAGAGCCCTTCAACGGGTTAAGGAACTAAAGGGATTTTATATTCATTTAGCGGTTTATATAGTCGTCAATAGCTTTATTTCCGTGAACAAAGTGATCAGGAATATGTCTAATGGAGAGACCTTCGAAGAAGCATTTGTTGACTTTGGGACATTTGCCATATGGTTCTTTTGGGGAATTGGCCTTGCCTTCCATGCCATGAAAGTATTTTCCTTTAATCCGTTTTTCGGTAAGGATTGGGAGGAACGTCAAATTAGAAAGTACATGGAGAAAGAAGAAAATGAATCTAAAAAATACCTATAG
- a CDS encoding DUF4331 family protein — protein sequence MKLYNIKTTFLSVLALAAMASCSNDDDMTTMEPNPTPMGEDFSGTYSQADHMGRPGINTVLSADVEGQASVKDAFNRTIPSQMAANFQVGFEARLEQYHDVYADLLGAPREDVNYEPNILGLDATTLTTVLASDALDIAPNTPTSYFNGTEVLTGRALSDDIIDISLILLFGGETGDRFSGQDTDGDGTADLPRLTSDGVSLTATLSTSFPYLGSPN from the coding sequence ATGAAACTATACAATATAAAAACAACGTTTTTGTCAGTTTTGGCTCTTGCAGCAATGGCTTCTTGTAGCAATGATGATGACATGACCACAATGGAACCTAATCCAACCCCAATGGGAGAAGATTTTTCAGGAACCTATTCCCAGGCAGATCATATGGGAAGACCGGGAATCAACACGGTACTAAGTGCCGATGTGGAAGGACAAGCAAGTGTGAAGGATGCTTTCAACAGAACCATACCTTCGCAAATGGCTGCCAATTTCCAAGTTGGATTTGAGGCAAGATTAGAGCAGTACCATGATGTGTACGCAGATTTATTGGGTGCCCCAAGGGAAGATGTAAATTACGAGCCTAATATCTTAGGGTTGGACGCTACTACCTTGACTACCGTATTGGCAAGTGATGCTTTGGATATTGCTCCAAATACACCAACGTCCTATTTCAACGGAACAGAGGTCTTAACTGGTCGTGCTTTGTCTGATGACATTATCGATATTTCTTTAATCCTTCTTTTTGGAGGGGAAACAGGAGATCGTTTCAGTGGACAGGATACAGATGGTGATGGTACCGCAGATTTACCACGCTTAACTTCTGATGGGGTTAGCTTAACAGCCACACTTTCTACATCATTCCCTTACTTGGGATCTCCAAACTAG
- a CDS encoding 2TM domain-containing protein, with the protein MKTDMTNLNSFQKAKKRLERLKSFYTHLSVFLIVNGGLIITYFFTKPSIFQATTNKEFIKWVDWNVLLTPIIWGVFLIAHASCVFQWRLPFLQRWEERQYNKIIEKENQGI; encoded by the coding sequence ATGAAAACTGACATGACAAACCTGAATAGTTTTCAAAAAGCAAAGAAGCGTTTGGAGCGACTTAAAAGCTTCTATACGCACCTATCGGTCTTTTTGATTGTTAACGGTGGGCTGATTATCACCTACTTTTTCACTAAGCCATCTATTTTTCAAGCCACAACAAATAAGGAATTCATAAAGTGGGTTGATTGGAATGTTTTGTTGACGCCTATAATCTGGGGTGTCTTTTTAATAGCACATGCATCCTGTGTTTTCCAATGGAGATTGCCCTTTTTGCAGAGATGGGAAGAAAGGCAATACAACAAAATCATTGAAAAGGAAAATCAAGGAATTTGA
- a CDS encoding DUF4331 family protein, producing MKKTKIYLGLAVLAVASIIMVSADHIDAPSTQGTTADIADFYGFEPTVGSDNTVFVVDLQSNVLPDLAYGTFDENVLVEINIDTNGDLIEDSVIQAIPRNGRMYFFGPAAPSQTGLDSEVLVDSPLGDVEISGSTAITETTSNGTMLFAGPRQDAFFFDFFQFNAVIGGMAPGGFKTAAEAENTFAGANTMSIVVEIPNSVIGNTTATNALGTPVYKTWVTTNVKQ from the coding sequence ATGAAAAAAACAAAAATTTATTTAGGCCTGGCAGTATTAGCTGTAGCTAGTATTATTATGGTGTCTGCCGACCACATTGATGCACCTTCAACACAAGGTACCACTGCTGATATTGCAGACTTTTACGGATTTGAGCCTACTGTAGGTTCTGACAACACCGTATTTGTGGTGGATTTACAATCCAATGTATTGCCAGATTTGGCCTACGGAACATTCGATGAAAATGTTTTGGTTGAAATCAACATTGATACCAATGGGGATTTAATTGAGGATAGCGTAATACAAGCCATCCCAAGAAATGGAAGAATGTATTTCTTTGGACCGGCTGCCCCATCTCAAACAGGATTGGATAGCGAGGTATTGGTAGATTCTCCATTAGGAGATGTTGAGATCTCAGGATCAACAGCAATAACCGAAACCACTTCAAACGGAACAATGTTATTTGCAGGACCAAGACAAGATGCCTTTTTCTTTGACTTTTTCCAATTCAACGCGGTAATTGGTGGAATGGCTCCAGGAGGGTTTAAAACAGCTGCAGAAGCCGAGAACACGTTTGCCGGAGCTAACACAATGTCTATTGTAGTAGAAATTCCAAACAGTGTAATTGGTAACACAACAGCAACAAACGCATTGGGAACTCCAGTTTACAAGACTTGGGTAACTACAAACGTAAAACAATAA
- a CDS encoding RNA polymerase sigma factor: MELEVLVSHFQSKDMKAFEKLYAMYSENICGVINTIVKNTDLAEEICQDVFMKAWNNAESYNASKGRFFTWIMNIARNAAIDELRSKSNKNSKQNLSSDFFVDILESKDDLNSQMDTIGIQNLLKNLKEKCVQIIELLYFKGYTQKEAAEELDIPVGTVKTRNRNCISQIRGNIAI, translated from the coding sequence ATGGAATTAGAGGTATTAGTATCACATTTTCAGTCAAAGGACATGAAAGCTTTTGAAAAGCTTTATGCCATGTATTCTGAAAATATTTGCGGAGTCATTAATACCATAGTAAAAAACACAGATCTTGCCGAAGAAATTTGTCAAGATGTATTTATGAAGGCTTGGAACAATGCAGAAAGCTATAATGCTTCCAAAGGCCGGTTTTTTACATGGATCATGAATATCGCCCGAAATGCTGCAATTGATGAATTAAGATCAAAATCAAATAAGAACAGTAAACAAAACCTATCTTCTGATTTTTTCGTAGATATACTTGAAAGCAAAGATGACCTTAATAGTCAAATGGATACTATTGGAATCCAGAACCTGTTGAAGAATTTAAAGGAAAAGTGTGTTCAAATAATTGAACTTCTATATTTTAAAGGATATACTCAAAAAGAGGCTGCAGAAGAATTGGATATTCCCGTGGGAACGGTAAAAACAAGAAATAGAAATTGTATTTCACAGATTAGGGGCAATATAGCGATATAA
- a CDS encoding LETM1-related biofilm-associated protein: MNPSSSGWIDKFGSLVKDKPHLYTNFDALYKDLKTCGFIYGINVSVPKFIAAKHNLTEDESAKVNLLTALYFTYAFEKEKVDFKEFLESIFKFYQLLEVSQISFLNKILTGKKTSSQLEKLIDSRVYLEDNVISKTFNSVITNSLLFIDTLTFKRYLQGDIEVKKHAQDLEHITINLTYHTLNSKEKNKNDERLAQLFASSLSFIDGQKDNFDGAYRDQLNSQFSVQENQYFLDVSCLTVWEDFSLEYKESIFIYGIGKDLGFDHGAIAESLEDVTTFFQLNANKVPHLKDHNLAVQFYESMSKIVNKLILRNSKRLLKELSESKELVALLSKSTMRDLTSEEKKKVQNQLIDIFKSIPSLAIFILPGGAVLLPIFIKLIPKLLPSAFDENRID; the protein is encoded by the coding sequence ATGAATCCCTCTTCATCAGGTTGGATAGATAAGTTTGGATCACTAGTAAAGGACAAGCCGCATCTTTACACAAATTTTGATGCACTCTACAAGGATTTAAAAACCTGTGGCTTCATATATGGAATAAACGTATCGGTCCCCAAATTCATAGCAGCCAAGCACAATCTTACAGAAGATGAAAGTGCCAAAGTAAATCTCCTTACAGCTCTTTACTTTACCTATGCCTTTGAAAAAGAAAAGGTAGATTTTAAAGAATTTTTGGAATCCATATTTAAGTTCTACCAACTCTTGGAAGTAAGTCAGATTTCCTTTCTGAACAAAATATTGACAGGAAAGAAAACCTCTTCCCAATTGGAAAAATTGATTGATTCCCGTGTTTATCTGGAGGACAATGTAATTAGTAAGACCTTTAATAGTGTTATTACAAATTCCCTTCTTTTTATAGATACCCTTACCTTTAAAAGATATTTACAAGGAGATATAGAGGTTAAAAAACACGCACAAGATTTAGAACATATTACCATAAACCTTACTTATCACACCTTAAATTCTAAGGAGAAAAATAAGAACGATGAACGATTGGCACAATTATTTGCCTCGTCCCTTTCGTTTATTGACGGACAAAAAGATAATTTTGATGGGGCTTATAGGGACCAACTTAACAGTCAATTTTCAGTACAGGAAAATCAGTATTTTTTAGATGTTTCCTGCCTTACAGTTTGGGAGGATTTCTCACTTGAATACAAGGAATCCATCTTCATTTATGGCATCGGAAAAGACCTGGGATTTGACCATGGAGCTATTGCAGAATCTTTGGAAGATGTCACCACTTTTTTTCAGTTAAATGCCAACAAAGTCCCTCATTTAAAAGACCATAATTTAGCCGTGCAATTTTACGAAAGCATGTCTAAAATAGTAAATAAATTAATCCTTAGAAACAGTAAAAGATTACTTAAAGAACTGTCAGAAAGCAAAGAATTGGTGGCGCTTTTATCCAAATCCACCATGCGGGATCTAACCTCTGAGGAAAAGAAAAAAGTACAAAATCAGCTCATTGATATTTTTAAAAGCATTCCTTCCCTCGCCATTTTTATACTCCCTGGGGGGGCTGTCTTATTACCAATTTTTATCAAATTGATCCCTAAACTTTTACCGTCCGCTTTTGATGAAAACAGAATCGACTAG
- a CDS encoding bifunctional alpha/beta hydrolase/OsmC family protein, with product MNLQKVTFKNNEGATLEGRIELPADQKPHNFALFAHCFSCNKNLLAVKNISRALTEKGFGVLRFDFTGLGDSEGDFSNTNLSGNVADLLSAAAFLKENYQAPTLIIGHSLGGVAALLASEKIVGIKAIATIGTPSDSTHVKGLLKNDLAEIKETGKASVNLGGRDFTIKKQFLDDLENRSLLDLVHELRIPILYLHSPLDKTVGIAHAEALYKAAHHPKSFVSLDNADHLLMDKNDSQYAGGVIAAWSKRYLEYPDAQPLRTKHQVVGSLDAHDGFTTQMKVGSHYLVADEPISVGGQDYGPSPHELLAAGLTACTVMTIQMYAKRKGWDLENVEVHTSYEKSAPISESQEDESNSTIDTYKREIKLTGELDKNQRQRILEIANKCPVHKTLTSPTQILSGLMD from the coding sequence ATGAATCTTCAAAAAGTCACTTTTAAAAACAACGAAGGGGCTACCTTGGAAGGTCGTATTGAATTACCTGCCGATCAAAAACCCCATAATTTTGCGCTTTTCGCCCACTGTTTTTCCTGCAATAAAAATCTATTGGCAGTTAAGAATATCAGTAGGGCCTTAACAGAAAAGGGTTTTGGGGTACTTCGTTTCGACTTTACCGGATTGGGTGATAGCGAAGGGGATTTTTCGAATACCAACCTTTCTGGTAATGTGGCCGATTTATTATCGGCGGCGGCCTTTTTAAAAGAGAACTATCAGGCACCAACGCTCATCATTGGTCATTCATTAGGAGGCGTAGCTGCGTTACTCGCTTCAGAAAAGATTGTAGGCATTAAGGCCATAGCCACCATTGGCACCCCATCAGATTCAACCCATGTAAAAGGGTTACTAAAAAATGACCTTGCAGAAATAAAGGAAACTGGAAAGGCAAGCGTCAACCTAGGGGGACGGGATTTCACCATTAAAAAACAATTTTTGGACGATCTTGAGAATCGATCCCTCCTAGATCTGGTACATGAATTAAGGATACCAATCCTTTACTTGCATTCTCCTCTGGATAAGACCGTTGGTATTGCACATGCCGAAGCACTATATAAGGCCGCCCACCATCCAAAAAGTTTTGTCTCTCTAGATAATGCAGACCACCTGTTAATGGACAAAAATGATTCCCAATATGCAGGGGGAGTCATTGCTGCCTGGAGCAAAAGATATTTAGAATATCCCGATGCCCAACCATTACGAACAAAACATCAGGTTGTTGGAAGTTTAGATGCCCATGATGGGTTTACCACCCAGATGAAAGTTGGATCCCACTATCTAGTAGCCGATGAGCCCATATCGGTAGGCGGACAGGATTATGGTCCCTCCCCACATGAATTGCTTGCAGCAGGATTGACCGCTTGTACGGTAATGACCATCCAGATGTACGCCAAGAGAAAAGGATGGGACCTTGAAAATGTGGAGGTGCACACTTCTTATGAAAAGTCAGCACCTATTAGTGAGTCCCAAGAAGATGAATCAAATTCAACTATTGACACCTACAAACGTGAAATTAAACTCACTGGGGAATTGGATAAAAATCAACGGCAAAGAATCCTGGAAATAGCCAACAAATGTCCAGTACATAAGACCTTGACGAGTCCTACCCAAATTTTATCGGGTTTGATGGATTAA
- a CDS encoding LytR/AlgR family response regulator transcription factor — translation MNTIIIEDEKPAARRLGRLLSDLNVEVTVMLHSVEESILWFKNNPHPDLIFLDIQLSDGLSFEIFEEVEVHSAIIFTTAYDEYALQAFKLNSIDYLLKPIDDEELESALKKYSSLRAKKQPIAIDFEDIKKLLVNPLEREYKKRFTVNVGQHLKIINADDIECFYSENKGTYAATIEGRNYLLDTTLDNLNEELEPKQFFRVSRKFYVNIKHIKDIISYTNSRLQIKLNRFSEQEIIVSRERVKDFKFWLE, via the coding sequence ATGAATACCATAATAATTGAAGATGAAAAACCTGCTGCAAGAAGATTGGGGAGATTGTTGTCCGATTTAAATGTTGAGGTAACCGTGATGTTGCATTCTGTTGAGGAATCTATTTTATGGTTCAAAAACAATCCCCACCCGGATTTGATCTTTTTGGATATTCAACTTTCAGACGGACTTTCCTTTGAAATTTTTGAGGAAGTTGAGGTACATAGTGCCATTATTTTTACCACCGCTTATGATGAGTATGCCCTCCAAGCTTTTAAGTTAAACAGCATAGATTATTTATTAAAACCTATCGATGACGAAGAGTTGGAAAGTGCACTTAAAAAGTACAGTTCACTACGTGCCAAAAAGCAACCCATTGCCATCGATTTTGAGGATATAAAAAAGTTGTTGGTGAACCCATTGGAACGGGAATATAAAAAGAGATTTACAGTGAATGTCGGACAGCATTTAAAAATTATTAATGCAGATGACATAGAATGTTTTTACAGTGAGAACAAAGGTACCTATGCGGCAACTATTGAAGGTAGAAATTATTTGTTGGATACCACCTTGGACAATCTGAACGAAGAGCTGGAGCCCAAACAATTTTTTAGGGTTAGCAGAAAATTTTATGTCAACATCAAACATATTAAAGACATTATTTCCTACACTAATTCTAGGTTGCAAATCAAGTTAAATCGGTTTTCGGAACAAGAAATCATCGTAAGTAGAGAGCGGGTAAAGGATTTTAAGTTTTGGTTGGAATAA
- a CDS encoding anti-sigma factor, with product MDVNKYITSGILELYVAGTLSEEENLEVARNAEQYPEIKEEILAIEAAILALSKAAAPVRSGSKGFNDIRRRIAALSDSKVITMTDSKTNWFTYVGWAASILLAVGMLWMYNQNTQLKSEINVASQTNEVLEQQIFEANTSLEKSKELLNTIRDRNIEVIALGGQTVSPTSYAKAYWNKAEQKVFIDAQGLPEPPDGMVYQVWSLKLSPLTPTSMGLLEDFKNDDNKVFAFANPNESEAFGITLEPTGGSESPNLEQLYTLGAV from the coding sequence ATGGACGTAAACAAATATATAACATCAGGAATTTTAGAACTCTACGTTGCTGGTACACTCTCTGAGGAAGAAAACTTGGAGGTAGCCCGGAACGCAGAGCAATATCCCGAAATAAAGGAAGAGATTTTGGCCATAGAAGCGGCCATCTTGGCCTTAAGCAAGGCCGCAGCACCTGTGCGCTCTGGCAGCAAAGGGTTTAATGATATTAGGAGGAGGATAGCTGCATTAAGCGACTCAAAAGTAATAACAATGACCGATAGCAAAACCAATTGGTTTACCTATGTTGGTTGGGCAGCTTCCATACTTCTTGCAGTGGGAATGTTGTGGATGTACAATCAAAATACGCAATTAAAATCGGAGATCAATGTGGCTTCACAAACCAACGAGGTTTTGGAACAACAGATTTTTGAGGCGAATACATCCTTAGAAAAATCAAAAGAACTGCTCAACACTATACGGGATAGGAACATAGAGGTGATTGCCTTAGGCGGTCAAACTGTATCGCCAACCTCCTATGCCAAGGCATATTGGAACAAGGCAGAACAAAAAGTATTCATAGATGCCCAGGGACTTCCTGAACCACCAGATGGAATGGTCTATCAAGTTTGGTCATTAAAGTTAAGTCCGCTAACCCCAACAAGCATGGGTCTATTGGAAGACTTTAAGAACGATGATAATAAGGTTTTTGCCTTTGCCAACCCTAATGAATCGGAAGCATTTGGTATCACCTTGGAACCTACCGGAGGTAGTGAATCCCCTAACTTGGAACAACTATATACACTAGGAGCGGTCTAA
- a CDS encoding tetratricopeptide repeat protein → MKYLFLFVPLLFLFSCQNSEQAQVTNQKDYDKFLVSSPSRTTSNYYELWNSKIKPDSMQLTSFGIVAGEYNRYFQNTGDITYLKKAEQALEKAVEIAAIGKAGYQRALARNYISQHRFREALELAEAARLWGSGIEDTQSLLFDIHMELGNYPKAGKYLDSIKNMSQFGYLIRAAKWNDYKGDLDTTIRFMEMAKQKAEDSKNTSLLLWSYTNIADYYGHAGKIKDSYEHYLKSLQLDPQNAYAKKGIAWIVFSYENNPKEALRILDSVTKDYRAPDYYLLKSEIAAYENDKLKSLENLDKYYMAVQNPAYGDMYNVYNASLYLENTGQYEKAFMIAEKEVQNRPTPHSYDLLAYSYLKIGEKDKALDVVEKHIDGKTFEPNILYHTAEIYKANGKTSKVNELKKELSGAAYELGPDLADKISKL, encoded by the coding sequence ATGAAATATCTATTCCTATTCGTACCGCTGTTATTTTTGTTCTCTTGTCAAAACTCAGAACAAGCACAAGTAACGAATCAAAAAGACTACGATAAATTTTTAGTATCCAGCCCATCAAGGACCACATCCAATTATTATGAGCTATGGAACTCGAAAATTAAACCAGATAGTATGCAACTTACCAGTTTTGGTATTGTAGCTGGTGAATACAACCGTTATTTCCAGAATACGGGAGACATTACTTATCTCAAAAAGGCTGAACAGGCTTTGGAAAAAGCTGTGGAAATTGCAGCGATTGGAAAAGCAGGATACCAAAGGGCACTTGCTAGAAATTACATTTCACAACATAGATTTAGGGAAGCCTTGGAATTAGCAGAAGCTGCCCGTTTATGGGGTAGTGGCATAGAGGATACCCAAAGTCTACTTTTCGATATCCATATGGAATTGGGGAACTATCCCAAAGCAGGGAAATATCTGGACAGTATTAAGAACATGTCACAATTTGGATATTTGATCCGTGCTGCAAAATGGAACGATTATAAAGGAGATTTGGATACCACCATTCGATTTATGGAAATGGCGAAACAGAAAGCCGAAGATTCCAAGAACACCAGTTTGTTACTGTGGTCCTATACCAACATCGCCGATTATTATGGACACGCAGGGAAAATTAAGGATTCCTATGAACATTATTTAAAGTCATTACAATTGGATCCTCAAAATGCTTATGCTAAAAAAGGCATAGCATGGATTGTATTTTCTTATGAAAACAATCCCAAAGAAGCCTTACGTATTCTGGATTCTGTAACGAAAGACTACCGTGCACCGGATTATTACCTACTGAAATCAGAGATCGCAGCTTATGAGAACGATAAGTTGAAGTCACTCGAAAATCTGGATAAATATTACATGGCAGTTCAAAATCCTGCCTATGGAGATATGTACAATGTCTATAATGCATCTTTATATCTTGAAAATACGGGTCAATATGAAAAGGCTTTCATGATAGCAGAAAAGGAAGTGCAAAACAGACCAACGCCGCATTCTTACGACCTTCTCGCATATAGTTACTTAAAAATTGGTGAAAAAGACAAAGCTTTGGATGTGGTTGAAAAACATATCGATGGCAAAACATTTGAACCAAATATACTATACCATACGGCTGAAATCTATAAGGCCAATGGCAAGACTTCCAAAGTAAATGAGCTTAAAAAGGAGTTGTCCGGTGCAGCATATGAGCTTGGACCTGATTTGGCCGATAAAATCTCCAAACTCTAG
- a CDS encoding superoxide dismutase family protein → MKKIKLMSLIAIVALTYSCKEVKKEAKEASDEMEETMQEIKEEVTEEVIKFNMEPKSDSKVTGDVTFTQTDGMVKMVANLNGLTAGEHAIHIHEKADCSSADGKSTGGHWNPTFQDHGKWGAAEGYHRGDIGNFTADEVGNATVEFETDEWCIGCDDMTKNIVGKAVIVHQGVDDFVSQPSGDAGARVSCTGIIQ, encoded by the coding sequence ATGAAAAAAATAAAATTAATGTCTCTGATAGCCATTGTAGCCCTTACTTATAGTTGTAAAGAGGTTAAAAAAGAAGCCAAAGAAGCTTCTGACGAGATGGAAGAGACGATGCAAGAAATAAAAGAAGAGGTCACAGAAGAGGTAATTAAATTCAACATGGAACCTAAAAGTGATAGCAAGGTAACGGGTGATGTTACCTTTACACAAACCGATGGCATGGTAAAAATGGTGGCCAATCTTAACGGTCTTACAGCTGGAGAACATGCCATCCACATCCATGAAAAGGCAGATTGTTCCTCGGCCGATGGAAAATCTACGGGAGGACACTGGAACCCAACTTTTCAAGATCACGGAAAATGGGGTGCTGCCGAAGGATACCACAGAGGAGATATTGGGAATTTCACAGCAGATGAGGTAGGTAATGCCACAGTGGAATTTGAAACGGATGAGTGGTGTATTGGTTGTGATGACATGACAAAGAATATTGTAGGTAAGGCTGTTATTGTACACCAAGGGGTGGACGATTTTGTATCTCAACCTTCAGGTGATGCAGGTGCCAGGGTAAGTTGTACAGGTATTATCCAATAA